The Pseudomonas iranensis genome includes a window with the following:
- a CDS encoding OmpA family protein, protein MRKQLMIPALLAASVALAACSTPPNPNLEQARTNYAGLQANPQASKVAALETKDASDYLDKADKAYLDKEDAAKVDQLAYLTNQRVEVAKQTIALRTAENNLKNAAAQRAQARLDARDQQIKQLQDSLNAKQTDRGTLVTFGDVLFATNKADLKSSGLVNINKLAQFLQENPDRKVIVEGYTDSTGTASYNQSLSERRATSVQMALIKMGVDPSRIVAQGYGKEYPVADNGSVSGRAMNRRVEVTISNDNQPVAPRSSVSSN, encoded by the coding sequence ATGCGTAAGCAACTGATGATTCCCGCTCTTCTGGCCGCAAGCGTTGCACTGGCTGCCTGCTCCACCCCGCCTAACCCGAACCTGGAACAGGCGCGCACCAACTACGCCGGCCTGCAGGCCAACCCACAGGCGAGCAAAGTCGCGGCACTGGAAACCAAAGACGCCAGCGATTACCTGGACAAGGCCGACAAGGCTTATCTGGACAAAGAAGATGCAGCCAAGGTTGACCAATTGGCTTACCTGACCAACCAGCGCGTCGAAGTGGCCAAGCAGACCATCGCTCTGCGCACCGCTGAAAACAACCTGAAAAACGCCGCAGCCCAACGTGCCCAGGCCCGTCTGGATGCCCGTGACCAGCAGATCAAACAACTGCAGGACAGCCTCAACGCCAAGCAGACCGATCGCGGTACGCTGGTGACTTTCGGTGACGTGCTGTTCGCCACCAACAAGGCTGATCTGAAATCCAGCGGCCTGGTGAACATCAACAAACTGGCGCAATTCCTTCAGGAAAACCCGGACCGCAAAGTGATCGTCGAGGGTTACACCGACAGCACCGGCACCGCGAGCTACAACCAGTCGCTGTCCGAGCGCCGCGCGACTTCCGTGCAGATGGCCCTGATCAAGATGGGCGTCGATCCTTCGCGCATCGTTGCTCAGGGTTATGGCAAGGAATATCCGGTAGCGGATAACGGCAGCGTTTCGGGTCGTGC
- a CDS encoding DUF4398 domain-containing protein, translating into MELKTMKTQTSFSHLRGLKLAALAIGTSFVLAGCAGNPPTEQYAVTQSAVNSAVSAGGTEFAAVEMKQAQDKLKQAEIAMHDKKYDEARRLSEQAEWDARVAERKAQAAKAEQAVKDSQKGVQELRQESQRTVQ; encoded by the coding sequence ATGGAGTTGAAGACCATGAAAACCCAAACCTCGTTTTCCCACCTGCGCGGTCTGAAACTGGCCGCTCTGGCCATCGGCACCAGCTTCGTACTGGCCGGTTGCGCCGGTAATCCTCCGACCGAGCAGTACGCCGTCACTCAATCGGCCGTCAACAGCGCCGTCAGCGCTGGCGGTACCGAGTTCGCTGCGGTGGAGATGAAGCAGGCTCAGGACAAACTGAAACAAGCTGAAATCGCCATGCACGACAAGAAGTATGACGAGGCCCGTCGCCTGTCCGAACAGGCTGAATGGGACGCTCGCGTCGCTGAACGCAAGGCTCAGGCCGCCAAGGCCGAACAGGCTGTGAAGGATTCCCAGAAAGGTGTTCAGGAACTGCGTCAGGAAAGCCAGCGCACTGTGCAGTAA